Proteins encoded within one genomic window of Synechococcus sp. PCC 7335:
- a CDS encoding globin family protein — protein sequence MDVALLEKSFEQISPRAIEFSASFYQNLFHHHPELKPLFAETSQTIQEKKLIFSLAAIIENLRNPDILQPALKSLGARHAEVGTIKSHYPLVGQALIETFAEYLAADWTEQLATAWVEAYDVIASTMIEGADNPAAYLEPELTFYEWLDLYGEESPKVRNAIATLTHFHYGEDPQDVQRDSRG from the coding sequence ATGGATGTCGCGCTTCTAGAAAAATCCTTCGAGCAGATCTCTCCTCGAGCCATAGAATTTTCTGCAAGCTTCTATCAGAACCTTTTTCATCACCATCCAGAACTAAAGCCTCTTTTCGCAGAAACTAGTCAGACCATCCAAGAAAAGAAGCTAATTTTTTCGCTAGCTGCTATTATCGAGAACTTACGTAACCCCGATATCCTACAGCCTGCTCTCAAGAGTCTAGGTGCTAGGCACGCTGAAGTTGGGACGATCAAAAGTCACTATCCCCTAGTCGGTCAGGCGCTGATAGAGACCTTTGCTGAGTATTTGGCAGCGGATTGGACTGAGCAGCTAGCAACCGCATGGGTAGAAGCCTATGACGTGATCGCCTCTACCATGATTGAAGGAGCAGACAATCCGGCTGCTTATCTCGAACCAGAGCTAACCTTCTACGAATGGCTTGATCTGTACGGCGAGGAAAGTCCGAAAGTAAGAAATGCGATCGCGACTCTCACTCACTTTCACTACGGTGAAGATCCTCAAGATGTTCAGCGCGACTCCAGGGGCTAG
- a CDS encoding YebC/PmpR family DNA-binding transcriptional regulator — MAGHSKWANIKRQKARVDAVKGKVFAKLSREIIVAARLGGGDPDGNFQLRTAIDKAKAASFPKENIDRAIAKGCGNSDGADAFESIRYEGYGPGGVAVLIEALTDNRNRAAADLRTAFGKNGGNLGETGCVGWMFDQKGVVTLVGEVDEEALIEDALEVGAQSYEMVGEVEEEQKGVEVLCEVADLEAVSSALQKKNYSVQAVEMRWIPSNTVQIEEPDIALSLIKMMDALEDSDDVQSVTANFDMSEAVMAEVMPG, encoded by the coding sequence ATGGCCGGACATAGTAAATGGGCAAACATTAAGCGTCAGAAGGCGCGAGTAGATGCCGTAAAAGGAAAAGTTTTTGCGAAGCTCTCTAGAGAAATTATCGTCGCAGCCAGACTGGGCGGTGGCGATCCCGACGGTAATTTTCAGCTGCGTACGGCGATTGATAAAGCTAAGGCAGCCAGCTTTCCAAAAGAAAATATTGACCGGGCGATCGCTAAAGGGTGCGGTAATTCAGATGGGGCAGATGCCTTTGAATCTATTCGCTATGAAGGCTATGGACCGGGCGGTGTTGCTGTGCTGATAGAGGCGCTAACTGACAATCGTAATCGAGCAGCAGCAGACCTGCGAACGGCCTTTGGTAAAAATGGTGGAAACTTGGGTGAGACCGGTTGTGTGGGCTGGATGTTCGACCAAAAAGGCGTTGTTACCTTGGTAGGAGAGGTGGACGAGGAAGCACTAATTGAAGATGCTTTGGAAGTAGGTGCACAGTCTTATGAAATGGTAGGTGAGGTTGAAGAAGAGCAAAAGGGTGTAGAAGTCCTATGCGAAGTTGCTGATTTAGAAGCTGTCAGTAGCGCATTGCAAAAGAAGAACTACTCAGTGCAAGCAGTAGAAATGAGATGGATTCCCTCTAATACTGTGCAGATAGAAGAGCCTGACATTGCGTTGTCTTTAATCAAGATGATGGACGCGCTAGAAGACTCAGACGATGTGCAATCTGTCACTGCTAACTTCGATATGTCTGAAGCCGTCATGGCTGAAGTTATGCCAGGTTGA
- the trpB gene encoding tryptophan synthase subunit beta: MDDQSLSLTARPDSFGRFGRFGGKYVPETLMPALKELEEAYYQYRQEADFQSELAGLLKDYVGRANPLYFAERLTKHYAKADGSGPQIYLKREDLNHTGAHKINNALGQVLLAKRMGKERVIAETGAGQHGVATATVCARFGLECVVYMGVEDMRRQALNVFRMRLMGATVSPVSAGSGTLKDATSEAIRDWVTNVETTHYILGSVAGPHPYPMMVRDFHGVIGKETRAQSLDKWGGTPDVLLACVGGGSNAMGLFHEFVKETHIRLIGIEAAGEGADTQRHAATLTKGRPGVLHGAMSYLLQDNEGQVTEAHSISAGLDYPGVGPEHSYFKDLGRAEYYSVTDAEALEAFQLVSRLEGIIPALETAHAFAYLETLCPTLTNEKVVINCSGRGDKDVQTVAKVLKFE, translated from the coding sequence ATTGACGATCAATCGCTTTCGTTGACAGCACGTCCCGATTCATTCGGTCGATTCGGCCGTTTTGGTGGAAAGTATGTGCCTGAGACTCTAATGCCCGCTCTAAAAGAGTTAGAGGAAGCTTACTATCAATATAGACAAGAAGCTGACTTTCAATCAGAGCTAGCCGGGCTGCTGAAAGATTATGTCGGCCGGGCCAATCCGCTATATTTTGCAGAGCGCCTGACCAAACACTATGCAAAAGCAGACGGTAGCGGTCCGCAGATTTATCTTAAGCGTGAAGATTTAAACCATACAGGGGCTCACAAGATCAACAATGCGTTAGGCCAGGTCTTACTGGCAAAACGGATGGGCAAAGAGCGAGTGATTGCCGAGACGGGCGCAGGCCAGCATGGAGTAGCGACAGCGACAGTTTGTGCTCGCTTCGGGCTAGAGTGCGTCGTCTATATGGGCGTAGAAGATATGCGGCGGCAGGCGTTGAATGTCTTTCGGATGCGGCTGATGGGCGCAACCGTGAGCCCGGTGAGTGCAGGTAGCGGAACGCTTAAAGATGCGACCTCAGAGGCGATTCGCGATTGGGTAACCAATGTAGAGACCACGCACTATATTCTAGGCTCGGTGGCAGGTCCGCATCCATATCCGATGATGGTGCGAGACTTTCATGGTGTAATTGGAAAGGAGACTAGGGCACAGAGTTTGGATAAGTGGGGCGGCACCCCTGATGTGCTGTTAGCTTGTGTGGGCGGTGGTTCGAATGCGATGGGCTTGTTCCACGAGTTTGTTAAGGAGACTCATATTCGCTTGATTGGCATTGAAGCGGCGGGTGAAGGGGCTGACACACAGCGGCATGCAGCGACATTAACGAAGGGTCGACCTGGGGTATTGCACGGAGCGATGAGCTATCTGTTGCAAGACAACGAAGGACAAGTGACTGAGGCACATTCTATCAGTGCGGGGTTAGACTATCCCGGTGTGGGACCAGAGCATAGCTATTTCAAAGACTTGGGCCGGGCGGAATACTACAGTGTGACTGATGCTGAGGCGCTAGAGGCATTTCAGCTAGTATCGCGCTTAGAAGGGATTATTCCGGCTTTAGAGACAGCGCATGCGTTTGCCTATTTAGAGACACTATGTCCGACGTTGACTAATGAGAAAGTCGTGATTAATTGTTCCGGGCGAGGAGATAAAGATGTGCAAACGGTTGCAAAGGTGCTGAAGTTTGAATAG
- a CDS encoding class I SAM-dependent methyltransferase, with product MTDSTPKKLLHFAPETVFTEKFKRIPGVDYLSADLNSPHAMVKMDITDIQNPDSTFDIIYCSHVLEHVPDDHKAMEEIFRTLKPGGWALIQVPISKENTIEDLSITDPAERERLYWQDDHVRLYGLDIKERLTKAGFDVEVIFGEQLVESEEMKLMRFDPGEPLFYCKKTMTSSRLEKLSAFSGQELSG from the coding sequence TTGACAGACTCCACACCTAAGAAGCTACTGCACTTTGCACCAGAAACAGTATTTACGGAGAAGTTTAAACGAATACCTGGTGTGGACTATTTATCAGCAGATCTTAATAGCCCACACGCAATGGTTAAGATGGACATTACCGATATACAAAATCCTGATTCCACGTTCGATATTATCTATTGCAGCCATGTCTTAGAACATGTACCGGACGACCATAAGGCTATGGAGGAGATATTTCGAACCTTAAAGCCAGGCGGATGGGCACTTATTCAGGTGCCGATTTCAAAGGAAAATACGATAGAGGATCTTTCTATCACAGATCCGGCTGAAAGAGAACGTCTGTATTGGCAAGATGATCATGTACGACTCTACGGTTTAGATATAAAAGAGCGCTTAACGAAAGCTGGGTTTGACGTAGAGGTCATCTTTGGAGAGCAATTGGTTGAATCCGAAGAAATGAAGCTTATGAGGTTTGATCCAGGTGAACCATTATTCTATTGTAAGAAAACGATGACTTCATCTCGTTTAGAGAAATTGTCAGCATTCAGCGGTCAAGAACTGAGTGGCTAA
- a CDS encoding methylglyoxal synthase encodes MPTTIALIAQDSNKDKLVSFVTEYAALFARYQLIATKATGDRIVQDTALTVETLLPGDLGGDVQIAARVAEGKVAAVIFLADPFNTHYASTDVNLMLRICQLHNVPLATNLATATAVVLALAKSRVAHLIFNPVSGQGNPDQDLKLIRDILEPQIQVNVILTDPNVTPAQQARDAIASGADLVIASGGDGTVSAVAEAVMQTDIPLGVIPRGTANAFSVALGIPTNLKAACETILVGTTKQVDAATCNGLPMVLLGGIGFEAETVERANREMKNRFGVLAYLVAGMQQIADQEAFEAEIEINTEINKFECNAITVANAAPPTSVLAQGFGQVISDDGLLDVTLGLSPIEAQGIGSRLQGLGAIAELFTAALVKRPAQNEDILSLRVPKIKVTTTPPQKVVVDGEIIGTTPVEFECIPKGLTVLAPIVTD; translated from the coding sequence ATGCCAACCACCATTGCTCTGATCGCCCAAGATAGTAATAAAGACAAGCTGGTTAGCTTCGTCACTGAGTATGCGGCTTTATTCGCTCGCTACCAATTGATAGCAACCAAAGCAACCGGCGATCGCATTGTTCAAGATACGGCACTAACCGTCGAAACGCTCTTACCGGGAGACCTAGGTGGCGATGTCCAGATTGCCGCCCGAGTAGCCGAAGGCAAAGTCGCCGCCGTTATCTTTCTAGCTGATCCATTCAATACTCACTACGCCAGTACCGATGTCAATCTGATGCTGCGAATTTGCCAGTTGCATAACGTGCCGCTGGCAACCAACCTAGCCACGGCTACCGCTGTGGTGCTAGCGCTGGCCAAAAGCCGAGTAGCGCACTTGATCTTTAATCCGGTTTCTGGCCAAGGCAATCCCGATCAAGACCTAAAGCTGATTCGCGACATATTAGAGCCGCAGATTCAGGTGAATGTAATACTTACAGATCCTAACGTTACCCCTGCACAGCAGGCGCGTGATGCGATCGCATCCGGCGCTGATCTAGTCATCGCATCTGGTGGCGATGGTACGGTATCTGCCGTCGCTGAAGCCGTCATGCAAACCGACATTCCGCTAGGTGTGATACCGCGTGGGACTGCCAATGCTTTTTCTGTAGCACTAGGCATTCCGACCAATCTCAAAGCCGCTTGCGAAACGATCTTGGTTGGAACTACAAAGCAGGTGGACGCAGCTACTTGCAACGGACTGCCGATGGTTTTGCTCGGCGGCATTGGATTTGAAGCAGAGACAGTAGAGCGAGCGAATCGAGAAATGAAAAATCGCTTTGGCGTGCTAGCCTATCTCGTTGCGGGAATGCAACAAATTGCGGATCAAGAAGCATTCGAGGCGGAAATTGAAATCAACACAGAGATCAACAAGTTTGAGTGCAATGCAATCACTGTGGCTAACGCTGCACCACCGACCTCTGTGTTAGCCCAAGGGTTTGGTCAGGTGATTAGCGACGACGGGCTATTAGATGTGACCCTAGGGCTTTCGCCCATTGAGGCTCAAGGCATTGGGTCAAGATTGCAGGGGTTAGGGGCGATCGCCGAGCTTTTTACCGCCGCTTTAGTCAAACGACCGGCGCAAAACGAAGATATTCTCAGTCTGCGCGTTCCCAAAATAAAAGTCACCACCACGCCTCCTCAAAAAGTTGTTGTAGATGGAGAGATTATTGGCACAACACCAGTCGAATTTGAATGCATCCCCAAAGGGCTCACAGTCCTTGCACCAATTGTCACCGATTAG
- the selD gene encoding selenide, water dikinase SelD, producing the protein MQATASAPDRYITQSLVLVGGGHSHALVLRKMAMNQWPAHVQLTLITNLTDTPYSGMLPCHIAGLYDFDTAHIDLRSLTRFANCHLIMDQMIGLDSAGQKVICQSHPPIAYDTLSIDTGSTPTKSQVSGADKYAIPAKPVPNLLQAWKRYLEDLERALVQNPQTATTISIVGGGVGGVEMAFAMQVRLQQLVSNYSQDASQQVAVHIFQRGKHLAKGRNRLTQWMVERLCHNKAIQVHTQETVCEVTETAVRCESGLKVECDRTFWVTNASAPVWLKESALSLTSDGFIAVNDTLQTLSHPNIFAAGDVATMVNHKRPKAGVFAVRQGPPLYENLKRQVTNRPLAPFKPQSRYLNIIDTDTDRSIASWGPFAVHAKWCRSWKDSIDQKFMRLFSDFPDMNRRDRSFHILPSSSHRLTLEPLPQMHCAGCGSKVGNQTLKRALSRVRANAANDTDWPYRNNIYTGLDQPDDAAIIQIPSGKLAVHTVDQFSALVDDPFVFGQICVNHCLSDLFAMGATSHSVLAIATIPYGNNKQQEEILYQLLSGAMLALAESKTFLVGGHTTEGTELSLGFSCNGWIDPEQTWKKGGLQPGQALILTKALGTGVLFAADSQLKAKGRWIEAAIQSMLQSNRMAAECLKQYGATACTDVTGFGLAGHLLEMVQASQVVVGLNLNAIKLLSGTEYALKNGITSSLYQRNLENALSAIQTTQPVEQTAIHAPDFQILFDPQTAGGLLASVPANSVDECLSTLHRLGYRDSRYIGNVMRAIRPEEIIPRPIEIVSSL; encoded by the coding sequence ATGCAAGCTACTGCTTCTGCTCCCGATCGCTATATCACCCAGAGTTTGGTTCTAGTCGGTGGCGGTCATAGCCATGCGCTCGTCTTACGCAAGATGGCGATGAATCAATGGCCCGCTCACGTTCAGCTCACGCTCATCACCAATCTAACTGACACGCCATACTCGGGTATGCTGCCGTGCCATATTGCAGGCTTGTACGACTTTGACACGGCGCATATTGATTTGCGATCGCTCACTCGCTTTGCCAACTGCCATCTAATTATGGATCAGATGATTGGGCTCGATTCGGCTGGGCAGAAGGTAATCTGCCAGAGTCATCCGCCCATCGCCTACGATACGCTGTCCATCGACACGGGTAGCACACCAACAAAGTCTCAGGTGTCTGGTGCTGACAAATATGCGATTCCAGCTAAGCCCGTGCCCAATCTGTTACAAGCTTGGAAACGCTACTTAGAAGATCTTGAACGTGCGTTGGTACAGAACCCTCAAACAGCAACAACTATCAGTATCGTAGGCGGTGGCGTAGGCGGCGTAGAAATGGCCTTTGCAATGCAAGTACGGCTTCAACAGTTAGTTTCAAACTATAGCCAGGATGCCAGTCAGCAGGTTGCTGTTCATATCTTCCAGCGAGGTAAGCATTTAGCGAAGGGACGTAATCGACTGACCCAGTGGATGGTTGAGCGCCTGTGCCATAACAAAGCAATTCAAGTACATACTCAGGAGACAGTTTGTGAAGTCACAGAAACAGCCGTGCGCTGTGAATCGGGTTTAAAGGTGGAGTGCGATCGCACGTTCTGGGTGACAAATGCTTCTGCGCCTGTTTGGCTGAAAGAAAGCGCCCTGTCACTTACCTCAGACGGCTTCATCGCCGTGAACGACACCCTGCAAACCCTTAGCCATCCCAACATCTTTGCCGCCGGAGATGTCGCTACCATGGTTAACCATAAGCGCCCCAAAGCAGGCGTCTTCGCCGTTCGCCAGGGGCCACCGCTATACGAGAATCTAAAACGTCAAGTGACGAATCGTCCGCTAGCGCCTTTCAAACCCCAAAGCCGCTATCTTAATATTATTGATACTGATACTGATAGATCTATTGCGTCTTGGGGGCCGTTTGCTGTTCATGCAAAATGGTGTCGATCCTGGAAAGATAGCATCGACCAAAAGTTTATGCGTCTGTTTTCTGATTTTCCGGATATGAACAGACGCGATCGCTCTTTTCATATACTTCCTTCATCTTCCCATCGCCTAACCTTAGAACCACTCCCTCAAATGCACTGCGCAGGCTGTGGTTCTAAGGTCGGCAATCAAACTCTCAAACGCGCCTTAAGCCGAGTTCGAGCTAACGCCGCGAACGATACTGACTGGCCCTATCGCAATAACATCTATACGGGGCTAGATCAGCCCGATGATGCCGCCATCATTCAAATTCCATCTGGCAAACTAGCTGTTCACACCGTTGACCAGTTCAGCGCTTTGGTCGACGATCCTTTTGTCTTTGGACAGATATGCGTCAATCACTGCCTCAGCGATCTCTTTGCAATGGGAGCGACTAGTCATAGCGTGCTGGCGATCGCAACCATCCCTTATGGGAACAACAAACAACAAGAAGAAATTCTGTATCAACTGCTCTCTGGCGCTATGCTCGCACTAGCAGAGTCAAAAACTTTTCTCGTAGGTGGTCACACCACAGAAGGAACAGAACTTTCGCTTGGCTTTTCTTGCAACGGCTGGATAGATCCTGAACAGACCTGGAAAAAAGGTGGACTACAGCCAGGTCAGGCCCTGATATTGACCAAGGCGCTAGGTACTGGAGTGCTATTTGCAGCTGATAGTCAGCTAAAGGCAAAGGGACGGTGGATAGAAGCGGCTATCCAAAGTATGTTGCAGTCTAACCGGATGGCAGCTGAGTGTCTGAAGCAGTATGGTGCGACTGCCTGTACAGATGTCACTGGATTTGGATTGGCAGGTCATCTGTTAGAAATGGTACAAGCCTCGCAAGTAGTCGTTGGCTTGAATCTAAACGCAATCAAGCTGTTGTCAGGCACTGAGTACGCTTTGAAAAATGGTATTACAAGTTCGCTCTATCAGCGCAACCTAGAAAACGCACTTTCCGCTATCCAGACTACACAACCTGTTGAACAGACTGCGATACACGCCCCTGATTTTCAAATTCTTTTTGATCCTCAGACTGCTGGTGGGCTGCTTGCTAGCGTTCCGGCCAATAGCGTAGACGAATGCCTAAGCACGCTCCACCGATTAGGGTATAGAGACAGCCGCTATATTGGTAATGTCATGCGAGCCATACGGCCAGAAGAGATTATACCCAGACCGATTGAGATAGTGTCTTCACTGTAG
- a CDS encoding glutathione binding-like protein, with protein sequence MTKKWPVQYPDRIQLYSLGTPNGQKAAVALEEMALPYEAHRVDIMEGDQFTDEFVTINPNSKIPAIVDPNGPNGEPLAVFESGAILIYLAEKSGKCLPPDPAARSECLQWLFFQVGGVGPMFGQFGHFYKYAKEKIPYGIERYQTEVKRLLGVLEKRLQERDFLVGAEYTIADIATFPWVGCLVWGYKAAEILELESFPAVMAWYDRCAKRPASVRGLEVTK encoded by the coding sequence ATGACAAAGAAGTGGCCCGTGCAATATCCAGACCGAATCCAGCTCTACTCTCTTGGTACGCCAAACGGGCAGAAGGCCGCAGTAGCTTTAGAAGAAATGGCGCTGCCATATGAAGCTCACAGGGTGGACATCATGGAGGGCGACCAGTTCACAGATGAGTTTGTTACTATCAATCCTAACTCTAAGATTCCAGCAATCGTAGATCCGAACGGTCCAAATGGAGAGCCGCTGGCTGTCTTTGAGTCTGGGGCAATTTTGATTTATCTCGCGGAGAAGTCAGGAAAGTGTTTGCCTCCTGATCCAGCAGCTCGCAGTGAATGTTTGCAGTGGCTGTTCTTTCAAGTCGGTGGGGTAGGACCGATGTTTGGTCAGTTCGGTCACTTCTATAAATATGCCAAGGAGAAGATTCCTTATGGTATCGAGCGATATCAGACTGAGGTGAAGCGTTTGTTAGGCGTACTAGAAAAGCGTCTGCAGGAAAGAGATTTTCTAGTCGGAGCAGAGTACACTATCGCTGATATAGCAACTTTCCCTTGGGTGGGGTGTTTGGTCTGGGGCTATAAGGCAGCCGAAATCCTAGAACTAGAGAGTTTTCCGGCTGTGATGGCCTGGTATGACCGCTGCGCTAAGCGACCTGCTTCGGTGCGGGGATTAGAAGTGACCAAATAG
- a CDS encoding FAD-dependent hydroxylase, with protein sequence MIAHAAHSSASTYQAIAPTHPASLVDSSDRTSPEVKHYDVAVVGGGIVGLVFACGLRGTGMRVAVIEVQTAKQAANRQRAYAFSPVSAKILEGLGLWETVGPQLTPFEQVKLSDADYHKAITFRPEHAPSQSKRGAVYYSAEHTVLMAALQSAVLAADNIDYWCEAQVLAQPGMPSMVGSPIDSHSGQSNVRQQKLTVKHNTRRYEFCTQLIVGADGARSGVRERAQVETFGWKYWQSCITAVLEPEKSHGNTAYEKFWPSGPFAILPLPNNRCQIVWTAPHAEAKAMLALPKAQFLQALSARYGNQMGQLRLVNEPMMFPVQLMQSKRYVLPGMALVGDAAHCCHPVGGQGLNMGIRDATALAEIIQQAAQAGEDLGSLKVLKRYERWRRTENWFTLSLTDFLNRSFSNRFLPLVAARRVGIWILDSVTPLKRLILRLMTGFFGKLPTKAK encoded by the coding sequence ATGATTGCCCACGCAGCTCATAGCTCAGCTTCTACCTATCAAGCGATCGCGCCCACCCATCCAGCTTCTTTAGTTGATTCTAGCGACAGAACATCGCCTGAGGTAAAGCACTATGACGTAGCAGTAGTTGGTGGTGGTATTGTTGGGTTGGTGTTTGCCTGTGGACTGCGTGGTACAGGCATGCGAGTGGCTGTAATCGAGGTGCAAACGGCGAAGCAGGCAGCCAATAGACAAAGAGCCTACGCCTTTTCGCCCGTTTCGGCCAAAATCTTGGAAGGATTAGGGCTCTGGGAGACGGTAGGGCCGCAGCTTACCCCGTTTGAACAGGTTAAGCTATCGGACGCTGACTATCATAAGGCCATTACGTTTCGCCCAGAGCATGCGCCTAGCCAGAGTAAACGTGGGGCAGTATATTATTCCGCTGAGCATACGGTGCTGATGGCAGCTCTACAGTCGGCAGTTCTAGCAGCAGACAATATCGACTATTGGTGCGAAGCTCAGGTACTAGCACAACCTGGTATGCCTTCTATGGTGGGTTCGCCGATAGATTCGCACTCTGGGCAGTCGAATGTTAGACAGCAGAAGCTAACCGTCAAACACAACACTCGGCGCTATGAATTTTGTACACAGCTGATCGTTGGAGCTGATGGAGCTAGATCAGGGGTGCGCGAGCGCGCTCAAGTCGAAACCTTTGGCTGGAAATACTGGCAGTCTTGTATCACCGCTGTACTTGAACCTGAAAAGTCTCATGGCAATACGGCGTATGAAAAATTCTGGCCTAGCGGACCTTTTGCCATCTTACCGTTGCCCAACAATCGCTGCCAAATTGTCTGGACCGCACCGCACGCCGAAGCAAAGGCCATGCTTGCCCTCCCGAAAGCACAGTTCTTACAGGCGCTATCGGCTCGCTATGGCAATCAGATGGGGCAGCTACGGTTGGTGAATGAGCCGATGATGTTCCCAGTACAGCTCATGCAAAGCAAACGATACGTGCTGCCAGGCATGGCTCTAGTCGGCGATGCTGCTCACTGCTGCCATCCCGTTGGTGGACAGGGGTTGAATATGGGAATTCGCGACGCTACGGCGCTAGCTGAAATTATTCAACAGGCAGCCCAAGCCGGTGAAGACCTAGGTAGCTTGAAGGTGCTCAAACGCTATGAGCGTTGGCGCAGAACAGAAAACTGGTTCACGCTTAGTTTGACTGACTTTCTAAATCGTTCTTTTTCAAATCGCTTCCTACCACTGGTGGCTGCTAGACGCGTCGGCATTTGGATACTAGATAGCGTGACACCGCTAAAACGGCTGATACTGAGACTAATGACAGGCTTTTTCGGTAAGCTGCCGACTAAGGCAAAGTAG
- a CDS encoding glucokinase: MAQLLAGDIGGTKTILRLAYANDVSIQHYATHKLTIETLYEERYSSQDYSEFVPMVREFLAAATQQVPTVKPDAACFAIAGPIVDNTCQLTNLSWFLRSEFLSGALDIKSVQLINDFEAIGYGVLGLQSEDIYELQAGDPSEASPKAVLGAGTGLGQGFLLPCNGEYMVFPSEGGHVDFAPQSELEFQLRKYLLEKHEISRVSEERVVSGMGIISIYQFLRDRQYANESDMIGQAMDAWERGAGQRSKLTDPASIISKAATDKTDLLAQKTMEIFIRAYGSEAGNISLKFLPRGGLYIAGGVTAKNLDLIKSGEFMYAFASKGRVSHLLDKIPVRVVLNQSVGLIGAVLKASRNFKQHLWESGSEFSPTASQADHV; this comes from the coding sequence ATGGCCCAACTGCTAGCTGGAGACATTGGCGGAACCAAAACCATTCTACGACTCGCTTATGCAAACGATGTGAGTATTCAGCACTATGCGACTCATAAACTAACCATAGAAACCCTTTACGAAGAGCGCTATTCGAGCCAGGATTATTCTGAGTTTGTGCCGATGGTAAGAGAGTTTCTAGCAGCGGCGACGCAGCAGGTACCGACGGTGAAACCGGATGCGGCTTGCTTCGCGATCGCGGGCCCCATTGTAGATAATACCTGTCAGCTCACAAATCTATCTTGGTTCCTACGCAGCGAATTTCTTAGCGGCGCACTCGATATCAAAAGCGTTCAGCTAATTAACGACTTTGAAGCAATCGGCTACGGCGTGCTAGGCCTGCAGTCCGAAGATATCTACGAGCTTCAGGCCGGAGATCCTTCTGAGGCTTCTCCTAAGGCGGTGCTCGGTGCTGGCACTGGCCTAGGACAAGGGTTTTTGCTGCCCTGCAATGGCGAATATATGGTGTTTCCATCCGAGGGCGGTCACGTCGATTTTGCCCCTCAGTCAGAGCTAGAGTTCCAGTTGCGTAAGTATTTGCTAGAAAAGCATGAGATTTCGCGGGTTTCAGAAGAGCGAGTGGTCTCTGGTATGGGAATTATTTCTATCTATCAGTTCTTGCGCGATCGCCAATATGCCAACGAATCGGACATGATCGGTCAAGCGATGGATGCCTGGGAAAGAGGAGCTGGGCAACGGAGTAAGCTAACCGATCCCGCCTCAATCATTTCAAAAGCTGCTACAGATAAAACAGATCTACTGGCTCAAAAAACAATGGAGATCTTTATCCGAGCCTATGGCTCAGAAGCGGGCAACATTTCTCTCAAGTTCCTGCCGAGGGGGGGGCTGTATATTGCGGGAGGGGTTACCGCAAAGAACTTGGACTTAATTAAGAGCGGCGAATTTATGTATGCCTTTGCTAGCAAAGGCCGAGTTAGTCATCTACTAGATAAGATTCCGGTAAGAGTTGTTCTAAACCAATCGGTTGGGCTGATCGGCGCAGTGCTCAAGGCATCTCGCAACTTCAAGCAGCACCTATGGGAGAGCGGTAGTGAGTTTTCGCCCACAGCGTCTCAGGCTGACCACGTTTAA
- a CDS encoding type II toxin-antitoxin system VapC family toxin, with translation MSKVVLDASAVLAFINEEPGAETVEQYLNNAAISAANLSEVVAKLMEKGLSKALTVELIEALNLKVVAVCEEQAITAGVLRLATKPLGLSLGDRLCIALGKYLKKPIVTTDRQWQKLDIEGVAVRLVR, from the coding sequence GTGAGTAAGGTTGTACTAGATGCTTCAGCAGTGCTTGCTTTTATTAACGAGGAGCCCGGTGCTGAAACAGTTGAGCAATATCTGAACAATGCTGCTATCAGCGCCGCTAACTTATCGGAGGTTGTTGCGAAGCTTATGGAAAAGGGGCTTTCGAAAGCATTGACTGTGGAGCTAATCGAGGCGCTAAATTTAAAGGTTGTTGCAGTCTGTGAAGAGCAGGCGATCACCGCAGGCGTTCTCAGGCTGGCAACGAAACCATTAGGCTTATCCCTGGGCGATAGACTGTGTATTGCTTTGGGGAAATATCTTAAGAAACCTATCGTCACTACAGACCGCCAATGGCAGAAACTAGATATTGAGGGTGTCGCAGTACGGTTAGTGAGATAG